One Nesterenkonia populi DNA window includes the following coding sequences:
- the flgB gene encoding flagellar basal body rod protein FlgB has protein sequence MFDSVTTRALTSALDGLAARQSAIADNLANVNTPNFHARRVQFEDALADSVRQGDGAVEAAASRSLEPTRLNGNNVNTDTETLSNADTVLRYQFAAQSLTGHFSNVRTALRSA, from the coding sequence ATGTTCGATTCCGTGACAACCCGAGCGCTCACCAGCGCGCTCGACGGCTTGGCGGCCCGGCAGAGCGCCATCGCTGACAACCTCGCCAACGTCAACACCCCGAACTTCCACGCCCGCCGCGTCCAGTTCGAGGACGCGCTGGCTGACTCGGTGCGCCAGGGCGACGGCGCGGTCGAGGCCGCCGCCTCCCGCTCCTTGGAGCCCACCCGCCTGAACGGCAACAACGTCAACACGGACACTGAGACGCTCTCCAACGCCGACACCGTGCTGCGCTACCAGTTCGCCGCCCAGTCGCTGACCGGTCACTTCAGCAACGTCCGCACCGCCCTCAGGAGCGCCTGA
- a CDS encoding flagellar basal body rod protein FlgC, producing MPMDAIGIAGTSLSTHRKWLDAVSDNLANVNTVTSTDDDAFQARYVTAVANADNQGVSAAGNEWGDPEGRVVHEPDHPLADEEGYVRYPDITLSDQMGSLIMAQRGYQMNTAVVDRAIDIYQAAIQIGAQQ from the coding sequence ATGCCTATGGACGCCATCGGAATCGCGGGAACCTCTCTGAGCACCCACCGCAAGTGGCTGGACGCGGTCTCCGACAACCTCGCCAACGTCAACACGGTCACCTCCACCGATGACGACGCCTTCCAGGCCCGGTACGTGACTGCCGTCGCCAATGCTGACAACCAGGGCGTCTCCGCAGCCGGAAACGAATGGGGCGACCCGGAGGGCCGGGTGGTCCATGAGCCCGACCATCCCCTGGCCGATGAGGAGGGGTACGTGCGGTACCCGGACATTACGCTCTCCGACCAGATGGGCAGCCTCATCATGGCCCAGCGCGGATACCAGATGAACACCGCGGTGGTGGACCGAGCCATCGACATCTACCAGGCCGCCATCCAGATCGGAGCCCAGCAGTGA
- a CDS encoding flagellar hook-basal body complex protein FliE — protein MTEAIFSAAPTTATGYVQQQPQLESAGALAGASAAEGAGSSFASMLGGAVDDISGMESSARQLSVDGVSGNLDDLHQATLAQQRASLAFETISAFRNRGVEAFNEIMRMQA, from the coding sequence GTGACCGAAGCGATCTTCTCGGCAGCGCCGACCACGGCCACCGGATACGTTCAGCAGCAGCCCCAGCTCGAATCCGCCGGGGCTCTGGCCGGGGCCAGCGCCGCCGAAGGCGCAGGCTCATCCTTCGCCTCCATGCTCGGCGGAGCGGTGGACGACATCTCAGGCATGGAGTCCAGCGCCCGGCAGCTGTCCGTGGACGGTGTGAGCGGCAACCTGGACGACCTCCACCAGGCCACCTTGGCCCAGCAGCGGGCCTCACTGGCCTTCGAGACCATCTCCGCCTTCCGCAACCGCGGGGTGGAGGCCTTCAACGAGATCATGCGGATGCAGGCGTAG
- the fliF gene encoding flagellar basal-body MS-ring/collar protein FliF translates to MAETTTDRSAGARTSPMDAVRQHLAGWSAAQKTLAIIGAAVLALGGYALYHFMSQPSMAPVYTGLAPEDSSEIVEQLRADGVPYELASGGSTVLVPEEQVYEARIQAASAGLPASTRGGYGLLDDMGVTSSDFQQTATYKRALEGELASTVEGFSSVQTAAVILSLPEETVFSDAQQDATASIFMDPAPGTVITDNQVQSVIQLVSGAVDGLQPQNVAVVDADGGMLAAVGDSPSGSGAGAAAEYEERVAESVQAMLDTVVGRGNSTVAVTADVNPESAERLEETFEAPDEVPALRESSSSENYTGTGGGAAGVLGPDNIAVPGGGDGEGTYTAETEELENAINKVTETTTVPAGALNSQSISVAVDEGAAAGLDMPVLTAMVTDAAGLSDERGDALNVSIVPFSTADAEAAEEALAEAEAQAAAEAEREQFQQILTSAIIAGVLLLLLLAALLILRRRKKQEAEELEDLGESYPYEALGAPPAAAAEQPGAIPPPPAGAAALPPSDHGPAGDDGGAADPGDEESVQRRAELNALAAQDPERMAEHLRALMDEEAAKA, encoded by the coding sequence ATGGCAGAGACGACGACGGACCGCAGCGCAGGCGCCAGGACCAGCCCGATGGACGCTGTGCGGCAGCACTTGGCCGGGTGGAGCGCGGCCCAGAAGACCTTGGCCATCATCGGTGCTGCTGTGCTCGCCCTCGGCGGGTACGCGCTCTACCACTTCATGTCCCAGCCGAGCATGGCTCCTGTGTACACCGGCCTCGCCCCGGAGGACTCCTCCGAGATCGTTGAGCAGCTGCGCGCCGACGGCGTCCCCTACGAGCTCGCCTCCGGCGGCTCCACGGTCCTCGTCCCGGAGGAGCAGGTGTACGAGGCCCGCATCCAGGCCGCCTCGGCCGGGCTTCCCGCCTCCACCCGCGGAGGGTACGGGCTGCTGGACGACATGGGCGTGACCTCCTCAGACTTCCAGCAGACAGCGACCTACAAGCGAGCCCTGGAAGGTGAGCTGGCCAGCACTGTCGAAGGCTTCAGCTCCGTGCAGACGGCAGCGGTGATTCTCTCCCTTCCCGAGGAGACCGTGTTCTCCGACGCTCAGCAGGACGCCACAGCATCCATCTTCATGGATCCGGCTCCCGGCACTGTGATCACCGACAACCAGGTGCAGTCGGTCATCCAGCTGGTCTCCGGCGCCGTGGACGGCCTGCAGCCGCAGAACGTGGCCGTGGTGGACGCCGACGGCGGCATGCTCGCCGCCGTGGGGGACAGCCCCTCCGGATCCGGCGCGGGGGCAGCGGCCGAATATGAGGAGCGCGTGGCCGAATCGGTGCAGGCCATGCTGGACACCGTCGTCGGCCGCGGGAACTCCACCGTCGCGGTGACCGCAGATGTGAACCCGGAGTCGGCCGAGCGCCTCGAGGAGACCTTCGAGGCTCCCGACGAGGTCCCTGCCCTGCGCGAGTCCTCCTCCTCGGAGAACTACACCGGAACCGGCGGGGGCGCGGCCGGCGTCCTCGGCCCGGACAACATCGCCGTCCCCGGAGGCGGTGACGGCGAAGGCACCTACACCGCGGAGACCGAGGAGCTCGAGAACGCCATCAACAAGGTCACCGAGACCACCACGGTCCCGGCCGGCGCGCTGAACAGCCAGTCGATCTCCGTGGCCGTGGACGAGGGCGCCGCCGCCGGACTGGACATGCCGGTCCTCACCGCGATGGTCACCGACGCCGCGGGCCTCAGCGATGAGCGGGGGGACGCGCTGAACGTCTCCATCGTCCCGTTCTCCACCGCTGACGCCGAGGCGGCGGAGGAGGCTCTCGCCGAGGCCGAGGCGCAGGCTGCCGCGGAGGCCGAGCGGGAGCAGTTCCAGCAGATCCTCACCAGCGCGATCATCGCAGGGGTGCTTCTGCTTCTGCTGCTCGCCGCCCTGCTGATCCTCCGTCGGAGGAAGAAGCAGGAGGCCGAGGAGCTTGAGGACCTCGGAGAGTCCTATCCCTATGAGGCCCTCGGGGCTCCGCCGGCTGCCGCCGCAGAGCAGCCTGGAGCCATCCCGCCGCCGCCGGCAGGGGCAGCTGCCCTGCCGCCCTCGGACCACGGCCCCGCCGGAGACGACGGCGGCGCGGCAGATCCCGGCGACGAGGAGTCCGTGCAGCGCCGTGCCGAGCTCAACGCCCTGGCTGCCCAGGATCCTGAACGGATGGCCGAGCACCTCCGGGCCCTGATGGACGAGGAGGCGGCCAAGGCATGA
- the fliG gene encoding flagellar motor switch protein FliG has protein sequence MSQAPVTLTGTQKVALVLMQMDRQQASEVLRHFSELESDEIIAEIVRLRRVDRPTIEKVLAEVHRAIRSGAPAARGGKDFAASLLQDTFGAEQADVVMGRLASSMAGKSFEFLESVDPQQVAVLLYEELPQTVALVLAHLKPDVASVVLSGVDASRRTDVATCLATMGPPSPDAVRVVSEVLKSRMGASAAPSEPAAAVGGVQPLVDIINRSSVTVEKELLEQLADRDEQLAEEVRARMLTFADLVRFDRRDVQQIMRGIDPPVLALALKGAPEQVEKVIRDNVSERTKGILDSEMETLGAVRMSQVEEARADVVRQIRELENAGTITVQRLEEEDALVR, from the coding sequence ATGAGTCAGGCTCCTGTCACGCTCACCGGCACCCAGAAGGTCGCCCTGGTGCTGATGCAGATGGACCGTCAGCAGGCCTCTGAGGTGCTGCGTCACTTCAGTGAGCTGGAGTCGGACGAGATCATCGCTGAGATCGTCCGTCTGCGCAGGGTGGACAGGCCCACCATCGAGAAGGTCCTGGCCGAGGTCCACCGCGCGATCCGGTCAGGGGCCCCTGCGGCCCGCGGCGGCAAGGACTTCGCCGCCTCCCTGCTGCAGGACACCTTCGGCGCGGAGCAGGCCGACGTCGTCATGGGACGGCTCGCCTCATCCATGGCCGGCAAGTCCTTCGAGTTCCTCGAATCCGTGGACCCCCAGCAGGTTGCTGTGCTCCTCTATGAGGAGCTCCCGCAGACCGTCGCACTGGTGCTCGCTCACCTGAAGCCTGACGTGGCTTCCGTGGTCCTCTCCGGGGTGGACGCCTCCCGCCGCACTGATGTGGCGACCTGCCTCGCCACCATGGGGCCGCCGTCGCCGGACGCCGTCCGGGTGGTCTCCGAGGTGCTGAAGTCGCGCATGGGAGCGTCCGCGGCGCCCAGCGAGCCGGCCGCCGCCGTCGGGGGAGTGCAGCCGCTGGTCGACATCATCAACCGCTCCTCGGTCACCGTGGAGAAGGAGTTGCTCGAGCAGCTGGCCGACCGGGACGAGCAGCTGGCCGAGGAGGTCCGGGCCCGCATGCTGACCTTCGCCGACCTCGTGAGGTTCGACCGGCGCGACGTGCAGCAGATCATGCGCGGCATCGACCCTCCTGTGCTCGCCCTGGCGCTCAAGGGCGCCCCGGAGCAGGTGGAGAAGGTCATCCGCGACAACGTCTCCGAGCGCACCAAGGGGATTCTCGACTCGGAGATGGAGACCCTCGGCGCGGTACGCATGTCCCAGGTGGAGGAGGCGCGCGCCGATGTCGTCCGCCAGATCCGCGAGCTGGAGAACGCAGGCACCATCACTGTGCAGCGGCTCGAGGAGGAGGATGCCCTTGTCCGCTGA
- a CDS encoding FliH/SctL family protein produces the protein MSAEQAALTPLSFATLGGAVVDTQDIEAERARARTQGYSAGYAAGARVAAEQARAQQAEHARRLQAQREQAQAEHDAELAALTNAADALASRTLEAVQAVDRSLTAAALELAEAILGAELKDGRHCAESALRRVLENTEPEDVRAVRMNPREARLIAEQAQQAGVRAAADPALAPGDAVADLAEGFLDARISTALQRCREALASPGGSSAQPEAAA, from the coding sequence TTGTCCGCTGAGCAGGCCGCCCTGACCCCGCTGAGCTTTGCCACCCTCGGCGGTGCCGTCGTGGACACCCAAGACATCGAGGCGGAGCGTGCCCGCGCTCGCACCCAGGGCTACTCGGCCGGATACGCCGCCGGTGCGAGGGTGGCCGCGGAGCAGGCCCGTGCCCAGCAGGCCGAGCACGCCCGCAGGCTGCAGGCCCAGCGGGAGCAGGCCCAGGCAGAGCACGATGCCGAGCTCGCCGCACTGACCAACGCCGCCGACGCGCTCGCCTCCCGCACCCTCGAGGCGGTGCAGGCGGTGGACCGCTCCCTGACAGCGGCAGCCCTGGAGCTCGCCGAGGCGATCCTCGGCGCCGAGCTGAAGGACGGCCGCCACTGCGCGGAGTCCGCCCTGCGCCGCGTGCTGGAGAACACCGAGCCGGAGGACGTCCGGGCGGTGCGGATGAACCCCCGTGAGGCGCGGCTCATCGCCGAGCAGGCCCAGCAGGCAGGAGTCCGGGCCGCCGCTGACCCCGCGCTGGCACCCGGGGATGCTGTCGCCGACCTCGCCGAAGGGTTCCTCGACGCCAGGATCAGCACCGCCCTGCAGCGGTGCCGGGAGGCACTCGCCTCTCCGGGCGGGTCCTCCGCCCAGCCGGAGGCTGCCGCATGA
- a CDS encoding FliI/YscN family ATPase produces MIAAPAAPYTPARLDALVQAARPAPAGEVTRILGLGVEVGGLRPSRSRRAAASGAAARLSMGVSVPVGTVVEIGVGRTPAEVVAAEGERLRCMPLAPLGGVAVGDEVHVSEKPSLIPAGPGLIGRVIDGLGRPLDAEGLGVSTRPLGEHELVGLDQAPPNPMRRRRIAEQLQLGIRSLDTMTSVGRGQRMGLFAGSGVGKSSLLSMAARGTEAQINVIALIGERGREVREFLEDDLGAEGLARSIVVVATSDEPSQMRLRAAFAATRIAEWFRAAGQDVLLMMDSLSRAAMAQREIGLSVGESPATRGYPPSTFSLLARLLERAGTDEAGSITGIYTVLVDGDDHNEPVADAARSFLDGHVVLDRRLAVAGHYPPVDVLGSVSRLASRVISSEQKAAAASLRKVLSARRGAQDLLDVGAYQRGAQPLVDTAVDHAEAIDGFLQQELEERASAADSWVRLSRLVGRWGAEG; encoded by the coding sequence ATGATCGCTGCACCCGCCGCCCCATACACTCCCGCGAGGCTCGACGCTCTGGTCCAGGCCGCCCGGCCGGCCCCGGCCGGAGAGGTCACCCGGATCCTCGGCCTGGGCGTGGAGGTCGGCGGGCTGAGGCCCAGCCGCAGCAGGCGGGCCGCCGCCTCGGGGGCCGCGGCCCGGCTGAGCATGGGAGTCTCCGTGCCGGTGGGAACCGTGGTCGAGATCGGGGTCGGGCGAACACCTGCCGAGGTGGTCGCCGCAGAGGGGGAGAGGCTGCGCTGCATGCCCCTGGCCCCCTTGGGCGGTGTCGCCGTCGGCGACGAGGTCCACGTCTCTGAGAAGCCGTCCCTCATCCCCGCCGGGCCCGGTCTGATCGGCCGGGTGATCGACGGTCTCGGGCGCCCGCTCGACGCTGAGGGGCTGGGCGTCTCCACCCGTCCCCTCGGGGAGCACGAGCTGGTGGGGCTGGACCAGGCCCCGCCGAACCCGATGCGGCGGCGCCGCATCGCCGAGCAGCTGCAGCTGGGCATCCGCAGCCTGGACACGATGACCTCAGTGGGCCGCGGCCAGCGCATGGGCCTCTTCGCCGGCTCCGGGGTGGGCAAATCCTCCCTGCTCTCCATGGCGGCCCGCGGCACGGAGGCGCAGATCAACGTGATCGCCCTGATCGGCGAGCGCGGCCGTGAGGTGCGCGAGTTCCTCGAGGATGATCTCGGCGCCGAGGGGCTGGCCCGGTCCATCGTGGTGGTGGCCACCTCGGACGAGCCTTCGCAGATGCGGCTGCGTGCGGCGTTCGCCGCGACCCGGATCGCTGAGTGGTTCCGCGCGGCGGGCCAGGATGTGCTGCTGATGATGGACTCGCTCTCCCGGGCGGCGATGGCCCAGCGGGAGATCGGCCTCTCGGTGGGGGAGTCTCCGGCGACCCGCGGGTACCCGCCGAGCACCTTCTCCCTGCTGGCCCGACTGCTGGAACGGGCGGGAACCGACGAGGCCGGCTCCATCACCGGCATCTACACGGTGCTGGTGGACGGCGATGACCACAACGAGCCGGTGGCCGACGCCGCCCGCTCCTTCCTCGACGGGCACGTGGTCCTGGACCGCAGGCTTGCCGTGGCCGGGCACTATCCGCCGGTGGACGTGCTCGGCTCCGTCTCCCGGTTGGCCTCCCGGGTGATCAGCTCGGAGCAGAAGGCCGCCGCGGCGAGTCTGCGCAAGGTGCTCTCGGCGCGCCGCGGGGCGCAGGACCTGCTGGATGTGGGCGCCTACCAGCGCGGCGCCCAGCCTCTGGTGGACACTGCGGTGGACCATGCCGAGGCCATCGACGGCTTCCTGCAGCAGGAGCTGGAGGAGAGGGCCTCGGCCGCTGATTCCTGGGTGCGGCTGTCCCGGCTGGTGGGCCGATGGGGGGCTGAGGGCTGA
- a CDS encoding flagellar FliJ family protein, whose translation MARMFPLSGLLRVRSLREADAAGRLFEANEKVRRTNQRLEKFRQQSAQHELPSGPPESMLAVAASRASARSMLDELYAYAEQVRDEQHEAESEYAQARRGLKVVEKLQARHDQQAAYEQLAAEQAVLDEAAQRLARTDEEGTR comes from the coding sequence ATGGCACGCATGTTTCCGCTCTCCGGACTTCTGCGGGTCCGCAGCCTGCGCGAGGCCGACGCCGCGGGGCGGCTCTTCGAGGCCAATGAGAAGGTCCGGCGCACCAACCAGCGGCTGGAGAAGTTCCGCCAGCAGTCCGCGCAGCACGAGCTGCCCTCCGGGCCGCCGGAGTCGATGCTGGCAGTCGCCGCCTCCCGGGCCTCTGCCCGCAGCATGCTCGACGAGCTCTACGCCTACGCCGAGCAGGTCCGTGATGAGCAGCACGAGGCGGAGTCCGAGTATGCCCAGGCGAGACGGGGGCTGAAGGTCGTGGAGAAGCTGCAGGCCAGGCATGACCAGCAGGCTGCCTATGAGCAGCTCGCCGCCGAGCAGGCCGTGCTTGACGAGGCCGCCCAGAGGCTGGCGCGCACCGACGAGGAAGGAACACGATGA
- a CDS encoding C40 family peptidase, whose product MTFTSAMGRIGQIESTIGGFHPQPQAGSAQPAQGSSSSSGGSGLAEGFARASGSGPQPTAGAAGSGTDFEALMRVLSFAEDLASEQRSPGSAGSSPSASGAAAASSSSGVTAAAGSRSSGGVTGNDVLAAAQQHHGVPYRWGGTSPSSGLDCSGLVQIVMGELGISVPRVAADQARQGREVASLSEAEPGDLIVTRNGGHIGVYAGDGEWTHSPRPGRSVVTEPISGNIMTIRRLADSPSEAAASAAAQAASADRSSFESQMSGAGA is encoded by the coding sequence ATGACCTTCACCTCAGCGATGGGCCGCATCGGCCAGATCGAGAGCACCATCGGCGGGTTCCACCCCCAGCCGCAGGCCGGCTCCGCCCAGCCGGCCCAGGGCTCGTCCTCGTCCAGCGGCGGCAGCGGCCTGGCGGAGGGTTTCGCCCGTGCCTCCGGCAGCGGCCCCCAGCCCACCGCCGGAGCCGCCGGCTCGGGAACGGACTTCGAGGCGCTGATGCGTGTGCTCAGCTTCGCCGAGGACCTCGCCTCCGAGCAGCGCAGCCCCGGGTCCGCGGGCTCGTCCCCCTCGGCGAGCGGCGCAGCTGCGGCATCGTCGTCCTCCGGAGTGACCGCGGCGGCAGGCAGCAGATCCTCCGGAGGGGTCACCGGCAATGACGTGCTCGCCGCCGCTCAGCAGCACCACGGGGTCCCGTACCGGTGGGGCGGCACGAGTCCGAGCAGCGGGCTGGACTGCTCCGGGCTGGTGCAGATCGTGATGGGCGAGCTGGGCATCAGCGTGCCCCGGGTCGCCGCCGACCAGGCGCGGCAGGGCCGCGAGGTCGCCTCCCTCTCAGAGGCCGAGCCGGGTGACCTGATCGTGACCCGCAACGGCGGGCACATCGGCGTCTACGCTGGCGACGGCGAATGGACGCACTCGCCCCGCCCCGGCCGCAGCGTGGTCACCGAGCCGATCAGCGGAAACATCATGACCATCCGCCGCCTGGCGGACTCCCCCTCCGAAGCCGCGGCCTCAGCGGCCGCGCAGGCCGCCTCGGCTGACCGCAGCAGCTTCGAATCCCAGATGTCAGGAGCCGGCGCATGA
- a CDS encoding flagellar hook-length control protein FliK, which yields MSTLLNLLAAAPADPGAAVKAAARTRGDAEAFSRLLGAVSGDDSAEDREGEGSPKQALAALLKDAAAAEDEHHGAGAETEGLRRAFLAALHAGPRSGFAVLETEETSTVLVAEPEALEALAEEIPEAPADEDEETPEAESEDALQADPDADPLVSDTQEGEQSPALPTSSGSQEQQADDAAEAGSGVPEAEGADEVPGAEAADDAEQADGAEETAALETSPARTDRPPHAAAADDEPSPEGMPSAEEPAVAEDGQTAEDPSVQTAEAPAAKNGQPEEGDLRPADRRPESPRPGDAQSSSAPPSSAQPGSQQTGAASSAPTQQVSGADAAPALAPQAQGTPAAHAAGSAGASSQPVPQPLNAQLSTPVSQAASQLVSTGAGERTMTIRVAPESLGPVTVRAHMTSEGLRIELFAPHEQGREALRGIVADLRRDLAGMGVSTGASQVSISDQEAPAPSGSSQQGQQQRSADQQLMDAQAQDREQLSRRPGDDAPAAPEEALAEPEPEAAPLPLEPDPSGPRAQHIPGSLDLMV from the coding sequence ATGAGCACACTGCTGAACCTTCTCGCGGCGGCCCCCGCGGACCCGGGCGCTGCCGTCAAGGCCGCCGCCCGCACTCGTGGGGACGCTGAGGCGTTCTCCCGGCTGCTCGGCGCCGTCTCTGGAGATGACAGCGCTGAGGACCGCGAGGGCGAAGGCAGCCCGAAGCAGGCGCTCGCCGCTCTGCTGAAGGACGCCGCGGCCGCCGAGGACGAGCACCACGGGGCCGGCGCGGAGACCGAGGGGCTGCGCCGTGCGTTCCTCGCAGCCCTGCATGCCGGACCTCGCAGCGGCTTCGCTGTGCTGGAGACCGAGGAGACGTCCACGGTCCTCGTCGCAGAGCCTGAGGCCCTCGAAGCACTCGCCGAAGAGATTCCCGAGGCGCCGGCTGATGAGGACGAAGAGACGCCCGAGGCCGAGAGCGAGGACGCTCTGCAGGCCGATCCTGACGCTGACCCGCTGGTGTCAGACACCCAGGAGGGAGAACAGTCGCCGGCTCTGCCGACGAGCAGCGGCTCGCAGGAGCAGCAGGCCGACGACGCCGCTGAAGCAGGTTCCGGCGTCCCGGAGGCTGAGGGGGCTGACGAGGTCCCGGGGGCTGAAGCAGCTGATGACGCTGAGCAGGCAGACGGGGCCGAGGAGACAGCCGCCCTCGAGACGAGCCCGGCGCGCACTGACAGGCCCCCGCACGCCGCGGCGGCCGATGATGAGCCCTCCCCTGAGGGCATGCCTTCCGCGGAGGAGCCCGCCGTCGCCGAGGATGGTCAGACCGCAGAGGATCCGTCGGTGCAGACCGCAGAAGCCCCGGCGGCCAAGAATGGCCAGCCTGAGGAGGGGGACCTCCGTCCGGCAGACCGGCGCCCTGAGTCGCCCCGGCCGGGCGATGCTCAGAGCTCCTCCGCTCCGCCGTCCTCAGCTCAGCCCGGCAGCCAGCAGACCGGTGCCGCATCGTCTGCGCCGACCCAGCAGGTCAGCGGCGCGGACGCCGCTCCGGCGCTCGCCCCGCAGGCGCAGGGCACCCCCGCCGCGCACGCAGCCGGCTCGGCAGGCGCCTCCTCGCAGCCGGTGCCCCAGCCGCTGAACGCCCAGCTCAGCACACCGGTCTCCCAGGCAGCCTCCCAGCTGGTCAGCACCGGGGCGGGCGAGCGGACCATGACCATCCGCGTCGCGCCGGAGAGCCTCGGGCCGGTCACCGTCCGTGCGCATATGACGAGCGAGGGGCTCCGGATTGAGCTCTTCGCCCCGCACGAGCAGGGCCGTGAGGCGCTGCGCGGCATCGTCGCGGACCTGCGCCGCGATCTCGCAGGCATGGGCGTCAGCACCGGGGCCTCCCAGGTGAGCATCTCCGACCAGGAGGCCCCCGCGCCGTCGGGCTCCTCCCAGCAGGGCCAGCAGCAGCGCAGCGCGGATCAGCAGCTGATGGACGCCCAGGCCCAGGACCGCGAACAGCTGAGCCGCCGTCCGGGCGATGACGCCCCCGCCGCGCCGGAGGAGGCGCTCGCCGAGCCTGAGCCTGAGGCGGCTCCCCTGCCGCTCGAACCAGACCCCTCGGGCCCGCGGGCCCAGCACATCCCCGGCAGCCTGGACCTGATGGTCTGA
- a CDS encoding flagellar hook assembly protein FlgD translates to MPDAIAPSVPPGIDPGLISDAISTGPSPSPQPRELRQEMDGEVFMHLLVTQLANQDPSSPMDTNDMIAQTTQLASMEQLTQMGSMMSGMAEAQQQLLSMDQRAAAAGLIGQIATTEEGPDGEEPTTGVVTGVSFDGEEPMVAIDGEPVPYSSIAAVAAPISEED, encoded by the coding sequence ATGCCAGACGCTATTGCTCCCTCCGTACCCCCGGGCATCGACCCGGGGCTGATCAGCGACGCCATCAGCACCGGGCCCAGCCCGTCCCCCCAGCCGCGCGAGCTGCGCCAGGAGATGGACGGTGAGGTGTTCATGCACCTGCTGGTCACCCAGCTCGCCAACCAGGACCCGTCCTCGCCGATGGACACCAACGACATGATCGCCCAGACCACCCAGCTGGCCTCCATGGAGCAGCTCACCCAGATGGGCTCCATGATGAGCGGCATGGCGGAGGCCCAGCAGCAGCTGCTCTCCATGGACCAGCGGGCCGCGGCCGCCGGACTGATCGGCCAGATCGCCACCACCGAGGAGGGCCCCGACGGCGAGGAGCCGACCACGGGAGTGGTCACCGGGGTCTCCTTCGACGGAGAGGAGCCCATGGTCGCCATCGACGGCGAGCCCGTGCCGTACTCCAGCATCGCCGCCGTCGCCGCACCCATCAGCGAGGAGGACTAG
- a CDS encoding flagellar hook protein FlgE, producing MLRSMNSGISGLRSHQTMLDVTGNNISNVNTTGYKGQSTQFQDTLSQITQGAAAGGAGAGGQNPAQIGLGVQVAGTSTNFTQGASQRTDVATDMMISGDGFFVLNKGGEQILTRAGSFSFDSQGRLTSPDGGIVQGRMGVDGEVPAGGALQDITLPPNMTVGGTATTAAEVEGNLPSDAEAGETRTLDREVFTEDGTSENLTLTFTRTAGGWDVAGSVGGATAAGSLDGGLSVGGIDVDLTGVTTYAGVDSVSIASQNGSGAGVLQSYTMGPDGTLTGQFSNGASVDIAQVVLGQVDNPEGLEKVGSSGYTVTANSGGINFVQPGAGGAGSLVGGALEMSNVDLSQEFTNLIVAQRGFQANARIITTSDEVLQELANIKR from the coding sequence ATGCTTCGCTCCATGAACTCCGGCATCTCCGGCCTCCGCTCCCACCAGACCATGCTGGACGTGACCGGCAACAACATCTCCAACGTCAACACCACCGGCTACAAGGGCCAGTCCACCCAGTTCCAGGACACCCTCAGCCAGATCACCCAGGGCGCAGCCGCGGGCGGCGCCGGCGCCGGCGGCCAGAACCCCGCCCAGATCGGCCTCGGCGTGCAGGTGGCCGGCACCAGCACCAACTTCACCCAGGGCGCGAGCCAGCGCACCGACGTCGCCACCGACATGATGATCTCCGGCGACGGCTTCTTCGTCCTCAACAAGGGCGGCGAGCAGATCCTCACCCGCGCCGGCTCGTTCAGCTTCGACTCCCAGGGACGCCTGACCAGCCCCGACGGCGGAATCGTGCAGGGCCGAATGGGCGTCGACGGCGAGGTTCCGGCCGGCGGTGCTCTGCAGGACATCACGCTGCCCCCGAACATGACGGTGGGCGGCACCGCCACCACGGCCGCCGAGGTGGAGGGCAACCTCCCCTCCGACGCGGAGGCGGGGGAGACCCGGACCCTGGACCGTGAGGTCTTCACCGAGGACGGCACCAGCGAGAACCTCACCCTCACCTTCACCCGCACCGCAGGCGGCTGGGACGTCGCGGGCTCCGTGGGCGGCGCCACCGCCGCCGGAAGCCTGGACGGCGGTCTGAGCGTGGGGGGCATCGACGTGGACCTCACAGGCGTGACCACCTACGCCGGGGTGGACAGCGTCTCCATCGCCTCCCAGAACGGCTCAGGCGCCGGTGTGCTGCAGTCCTACACGATGGGGCCGGACGGTACCCTCACCGGCCAGTTCTCCAACGGCGCCTCGGTCGACATCGCCCAGGTGGTGCTCGGCCAGGTGGACAACCCTGAAGGCCTGGAGAAGGTCGGAAGCTCCGGCTACACGGTCACCGCCAACTCCGGCGGCATCAACTTCGTCCAGCCCGGCGCCGGCGGTGCGGGATCCCTGGTGGGCGGGGCCCTGGAGATGTCCAACGTGGACCTCTCCCAGGAGTTCACCAACCTGATCGTCGCCCAGCGCGGATTCCAGGCCAACGCCCGAATCATCACCACCTCGGACGAGGTCCTGCAGGAGCTGGCCAACATCAAACGATGA
- a CDS encoding flagellar FlbD family protein, with translation MIVVTRLNQSRFAVNPDLIERIEEHPDTVLLMVNGERYVVTEPMREVIRLIVEHRAAVVASAAAASADAGSEGDS, from the coding sequence ATGATCGTCGTGACCCGGCTCAACCAGAGCCGCTTTGCGGTCAACCCAGACCTCATCGAACGCATCGAGGAGCACCCGGACACGGTGCTTCTGATGGTCAACGGTGAGCGCTATGTGGTGACCGAGCCCATGAGAGAGGTGATCCGCCTGATCGTTGAGCATCGCGCAGCGGTGGTCGCTTCGGCGGCGGCCGCCTCGGCCGACGCCGGGTCCGAGGGGGACTCCTGA